In the Prochlorococcus marinus CUG1438 genome, AAACATGATCGATTGATAAGTTACTTCCCCTGTAGTTGCAGTATTGACACGCATTATTATCTCTGAGCAGAATATTTTTTCTCGTTAAAGAAACTTCTCTAAAAGGAACCTTGACATAGTAACGCAGTCTGATAACAGTGGGCAATTTTTTACCGCAATGAATTGAGAGAGATTTATCCTCCTCTAAGCTTTCTGCTTTACCTTTAATCATTAAGATAACAGCTCTTCTCCAAGAAGTGATGTTTAAAGGTTCATATGATGCATTTAAAACTAGAGTCTGGCTCATGCCAAAATACAATTTACATGTCATGCTAACTGTATATTTCAATAAGCGCATAAAAATTGTGCAAGGTTAATGCAAATTAGACGAACTAATCAAGGATTTAATTTTGATAAGCATCCAGCTTTAGAGAAAGATATAGATCCAAAACAAAGAGCATGG is a window encoding:
- a CDS encoding HNH endonuclease, with product MRLLKYTVSMTCKLYFGMSQTLVLNASYEPLNITSWRRAVILMIKGKAESLEEDKSLSIHCGKKLPTVIRLRYYVKVPFREVSLTRKNILLRDNNACQYCNYRGSNLSIDHVLPRSRGGTDNWENVTTACLRCNVQKGNRTPEEANMPLKRKPYRPLSNLNFEATRQIDSGKHKEWSKYVIGVAI